TCGAAGCGCCGGTCGCCTGCGACCGTCGTCTCCCGCAGCACCTGGCTGGTCTCCTGGCCGAGCAGGGCCAGGGAGGTGCGCAGGTCGCTCAGGTGACGCACGAGGTTGGCGGTGTACGCGGCGAACTCTTCCGGGTTCTGGGCCGTGTACCTGAGCCGCGCACGGTCGTCGGGGGTCGTCATGGGGTTCCTCCAGGGGGTTCGGGCACGGCGTGGCCGCGGCCTGGACTGTGCGGTGCCGACCCGGGCTCCGGCCGGATGTCCGGGTCTAGGGTGATGCTCGGCGCTTCGGCGCCTTCGGCGGTCACCAGGGCGATGTGAGCGTCCTGGTGACCACCGGAGAGGCCGCTGCTCGGCAGCGGAGCCGCTCAGGGCTGGTAGCCCTCGGCGAGCAGCTGCGCCGCCTCCTGCCGGTACTCGGAAGCGGTGGCGGGCGAGGAGACCTCCATCTCGCGCTGGATCGCGGCCAGCGGCAGCGCATCGGGGTCCCCGCCGGCGTGCACCAGCACCATGCGGGCGACCTTGCGCACCGCTCGCTGACGCGGCGTCAACTTCGCCCGGTCCTCCGCTTCGACTGCGCGCCGCTCGATTTCGGCAGCGGCGAGCCGCGTTTCGGCAGCAACCCTCTGCGCTTCGGCGGCAGCCACCTTGGCCAGCTCCGCGGAGGCGAGCAGCGACTCCCGCTCCTCGACCTCCTGGGCCGCGAGGCGCCGGATTTCGGCAGCAGCCCTCCGCGCTTCGGCGGCAGCCACCTCGTTTTCGGCAGCGAGCCGGTCCGCTTCGGCGGCGCTCTGGCGGGCCGCGGCGACGGTCGCCGTCTCGACGGCCTGGTCCTCGGCGGCGGCGATCCGATCGGCTTCCTCAGCCTTGCGACGCTCCTCGGCGGCGCGCCCCGCCAGCTCGGCCGCCCGCAGGTCCGCGGCCGCCGCGTCCTCCCGCTCAAGGGCCTCTTGGCGTTCGGCGGCGGCAGTACGGGCCCTCGCCTCGGCGACCAGCGCCGTCTCCAGCGCCGCCTCCTCGGCCTGAGCGGCCCGCTCGGCGGCAGTGACCTGCGCCTTCGCGTGGGCGCGGGCCTGCCCGGTCTCACCCTCGACCTCGGCCTTCACCTTCTCCAGATCGCCCTCCGCGCGCAGCGCCTCGGCCGCGGCCCGCTTCTCGGCGATCCTGCGGCGCGTATCCGCCTCGCGGTGCCGGCGCTCGGCCTCCTCCGCCCGCTCCTCGGCGGCCCGCTCCTGGTCGGCGGGCATCGCCAACGCCTGGGCGACGGTGTAGCCGTACGGCGCCATCTTCATCGGCAGCAGCTCGTCCTCTTTGGCCGCGCCCAGGTCACCGCCGTACTTGCGCTTGAGCCACAGCTCATACGCGATGAGCTCCTGGTCACGGCGGACCATCTCCGGGTAGGAGCGCACGTCGTACAGGCGCATCCGCCGAAACATCCGCCCGGACTTGAGGGGAGACAGCACCCACCGCTGCGGCGGAATCCCGTCGGAGGCGGTGCCCGCCTCCAACTTCGCCTTGCGGATGACCAGGCGGCGGGCCGCCTCGACACCGACGACGAACAGGGCGGGCATGACGCCGTGGGCGACCGCCCTGACCGGGTTGTCCAGGATCGAGCCCTCGGCCGCGGCGTTGAACCAGATCGTCGCGGCGGTCATCACGTGCGCGGCCAGACGCAGCGCCGACCAGGGCGTTCCCTTCCGGATCATGTAGAGGTCCAGCGCCAGGAACGCCACGATGGAGGCGTCGACGCCGACCGGGAACCAGTGTGCGAGGCCCTCGGAGAAGCCCCAGTCGCGCTGGGCGACGTGGCGCAGCGTGTCGTAACTCATCGCGAAGCCGATGGCGCCGACCAGGCCGCCGCCGCCGGCGGCCAGCACCGACAGCGTGCCCATCAACAGGTTCCGCTTGGGACTGGCGG
The window above is part of the Streptomyces sp. TLI_171 genome. Proteins encoded here:
- a CDS encoding DUF2637 domain-containing protein; this translates as MGTLSVLAAGGGGLVGAIGFAMSYDTLRHVAQRDWGFSEGLAHWFPVGVDASIVAFLALDLYMIRKGTPWSALRLAAHVMTAATIWFNAAAEGSILDNPVRAVAHGVMPALFVVGVEAARRLVIRKAKLEAGTASDGIPPQRWVLSPLKSGRMFRRMRLYDVRSYPEMVRRDQELIAYELWLKRKYGGDLGAAKEDELLPMKMAPYGYTVAQALAMPADQERAAEERAEEAERRHREADTRRRIAEKRAAAEALRAEGDLEKVKAEVEGETGQARAHAKAQVTAAERAAQAEEAALETALVAEARARTAAAERQEALEREDAAAADLRAAELAGRAAEERRKAEEADRIAAAEDQAVETATVAAARQSAAEADRLAAENEVAAAEARRAAAEIRRLAAQEVEERESLLASAELAKVAAAEAQRVAAETRLAAAEIERRAVEAEDRAKLTPRQRAVRKVARMVLVHAGGDPDALPLAAIQREMEVSSPATASEYRQEAAQLLAEGYQP